The following proteins are encoded in a genomic region of Acipenser ruthenus chromosome 4, fAciRut3.2 maternal haplotype, whole genome shotgun sequence:
- the LOC117400681 gene encoding ADP-ribosylation factor-like protein 5B → MGLLFAKLWSFFCNQEHKVIIVGLDNAGKTTILYQFLMNEVVHTSPTIGSNVEEIVVKNTHFLMWDIGGQESLRSSWNTYYSNTEFIILVVDSTDRERLSITKEELYRMLAHEDLRKAAVLIFANKQDMKGCISAAEISNYLTLSSIKDHPWHIQSCCALTGEGLCQGLEWMTCRVGVR, encoded by the exons ATGGGGTTGTTATTTGCAAAACTCTGGAGTTTCTTTTGTAACCAAG aacataaaGTGATCATCGTTGGACTGGATAATGCCGGGAAGACAACAATCCTTTATCAGTT TTTGATGAATGAAGTTGTTCACACATCGCCTACTATAGGAAGCAATGTAGAAGAAATAGTTGTCAAAAATACCCATTTCCTAATGTGGGATATTGGTGGACAGGAGTCACTCCGATCTTCATGGAACACCTATTACTCCAAcacagag tttatcATTTTAGTTGTGGacagcacagacagagagaggctgTCGATCACAAAGGAAGAACTGTACAGAATGCTGGCTCACGAG GATTTGCGGAAGGCAGCAGTTTTAATTTTTGCAAATAAACAGGATATGAAGGGGTGCATATCGGCTGCTGAAATTTCAAATTACCTCACCCTTAGCTCTATAAAGGATCATCCATGGCACATTCAGTCATGCTGTGCGCTTACAGGAGAAGG TTTATGCCAAGGCCTGGAGTGGATGACCTGTAGAGTTGGTGTGAGATAA